In the genome of Hymenobacter cellulosivorans, one region contains:
- a CDS encoding chemotaxis protein CheB has translation MDHPTHVIVIGASAGGMPALCQLVAQLPADLPAAVLIVQHFAPDSSGEHLVDRLSRQTNLRCLLPQGGELIEPNTLYLAPPDRHLLVKDGYLLVTKGPHENHYRPAADALFRSAAAYYGPNVIGVVLTGMLHDGTAGLEFVKRSGGLTVVQDPHEAEFPSMPESALSNVDIDYVVPLKEMGFLLTRLARMPLASVQNIPEDIKLEAAIAERVVGTIDEVTRLARPVPMTCPDCGGSLFELKHGKLLRYRCHTGHAFTADMLLQRTQHGLEESLWVALRMMEERKNLLTNMASRGEGPYSVQQEERIEEMKTHINRLREFLLNGVPKSPDAANGPGTHSNGHDQAPGGLAAPRP, from the coding sequence TCATCGTTATTGGTGCCTCGGCCGGCGGCATGCCGGCACTCTGCCAGTTGGTGGCCCAGCTTCCGGCCGACTTGCCGGCGGCCGTACTCATCGTGCAGCACTTTGCCCCCGACTCTTCGGGTGAGCACCTGGTAGACCGCCTCTCCCGCCAAACCAACCTGCGCTGCCTGCTGCCCCAGGGCGGCGAATTGATTGAGCCCAACACGCTGTACCTGGCCCCGCCCGACCGCCACTTGCTGGTAAAGGACGGCTACCTCCTGGTGACCAAGGGTCCGCACGAAAACCACTACCGCCCGGCCGCCGACGCCCTGTTTCGCTCGGCGGCGGCTTACTATGGCCCCAACGTTATCGGGGTGGTGCTCACCGGCATGCTTCACGACGGCACGGCCGGCCTGGAGTTCGTCAAGCGCAGCGGGGGCCTGACGGTGGTGCAGGACCCGCACGAGGCCGAGTTTCCGAGCATGCCCGAGAGTGCGCTCAGCAACGTGGACATCGACTATGTGGTGCCTTTGAAGGAAATGGGCTTTTTGCTCACCCGCCTGGCCCGCATGCCCTTAGCTAGTGTTCAGAACATTCCGGAGGACATCAAACTGGAGGCCGCTATTGCGGAAAGAGTTGTGGGAACTATTGATGAAGTAACGCGCCTGGCCCGCCCCGTGCCCATGACCTGCCCCGACTGCGGCGGCTCCCTCTTCGAGCTCAAACACGGCAAGCTGCTGCGCTACCGCTGCCACACGGGCCACGCCTTCACGGCCGACATGCTGCTGCAGCGCACCCAGCACGGCCTGGAAGAAAGCCTATGGGTAGCTCTGCGCATGATGGAGGAGCGCAAAAACCTGCTCACCAACATGGCCAGCCGGGGCGAAGGCCCCTACAGCGTGCAGCAGGAAGAGCGTATCGAGGAAATGAAGACGCATATCAACCGCCTGCGGGAATTTCTGCTCAACGGCGTTCCGAAAAGCCCCGACGCGGCCAACGGCCCGGGCACCCATTCTAACGGCCACGACCAGGC